In the genome of Pontibacter actiniarum, the window ATGCTGACGCCGCAGAACGTATCCCACAGCATACGCTCCGCCATCCGCCTCCGCAAAGCCGAACTAAAGCGCATGGAGTCGGAGCAGCGGCTGCGCGACACGCAGTACCAGCTCGACCTGATTATCTCTAACTCGCCGATGGCCTTCTACAGCACGAATGCTGCCGGAGAGGTGCTTTTTGCCCAAGGCCGTGCCTACGACCTGATCGGTGTAAAGCAGGAGGAGCTAATCGGGCGGCCCTACTATGAGCTGTTCCAGCACTACCCGCGCATCGTGAACCGCTTTAAGCGTGCGCTCAACGGGGAGACCATCCAGTCGGTAGACGAAACGAACGGCTACTTTCTGAAGGCCCACTACATACCGGTGTACGACGCGGCGGGCCGCATGATGGGCGTCACCGGCTTTGCCCTGGATATTACCGAACGAATCCAGAACGAGCGCGAGCTGACACAGGCAAAGGAGGTAGCCGAAAAGTCTGTGCGCGTGAAGGAGCAGTTCCTGGCCAACATGAGCCACGAGATACGCACGCCCATGAACGGCATCATCGGTTTGACGAATGTGCTGCAGAAAACGCAGCTCAATGACGAGCAGCATAAATTCCTGAAGGCGATACAGACATCGGCCAACAACCTGATGCAGATCATAAACGACCTGCTGGACTTCTCGAAGATCACCTCGCAGCAATTCACCTTTGAGCACATTGCCTTCTGCCTGCCCGAGCTGGTGCAGGACATCGTGCTGCTGATGGAAACGCGCGCCTCAGAGCGGGGCAACAGGCTCTCGACCTATCTGGATGCCAGCGTTCCGCAGCAGTTGATAGGCGACCCGCTCCGCCTGAAGCAGGTGCTGCTGAACCTGGTGGGCAATGCCATCAAGTTTACAGACCAGGGCGAGATAAAGCTGCTTATCCACTCAATTGGCCAGAAAGACGAAAAGCTCATGCTGGAGTTCACGGTTGAGGACACCGGCATCGGTATTGCGGAGGATAAGCTGCAGGTAATCTTCGAAAGCTTTAACCAAGGCAGCAACGACACGACCCGCAAGTATGGCGGCACCGGTCTGGGCCTCTCAATTTCGAAGCACCTGGTGGAGATGCAGGGCGGTACGATGGCCGTTCGGAGCCACCCGAAGGTGGGCAGCGCCTTCACCTTCTCCCTGCCCTTCGGCGTGCAGCAACCGCTTCCGGAACAGGCGCCGGAAAGCGAGGAGCAGCCTCTAAGCGAACCGGCAGGCGCTCTCGGGGAGCTGCGCATTCTGCTGGCCGAGGACAACGAGATTAACCAGCTGCTTATATATACAGTGCTGTCGGATTGGGGCGTTACCCTGGATACGGTGTTTAACGGGCTGGAGGCGCTCCAGCTTTTCGAGCAGCAGGAGTATGACCTCATCCTGATGGACATGCAAATGCCGGAGATGGACGGGTATGAGGCCACGCGCCGTATCCGGGAAATGGATGGCCCAAAGGCCCGCACGCCCATTATCGCTCTCACGGCCCACGCCACAACAGGCGAGATCGAAAAGTGCCTGGCAGCCGGGGCCGACGCCTACGTATCGAAGCCATTTGAGCCGGAGTATCTCTACGACACCATTTACAGGCTCACGCAGTGTAGCACAGCCATTGTTTTACCCTCAGATGCTGCCCCAGGTATAAACCTGGAGCCCCTGCTACGGCTGGTCAGCGACCGCAACGGCTTTCTGGCCGAACTCCTAACCCTTTGCCTGCACAACACCCTGCTGGCTGTGGAGCAGCTAAAGCACAGCCTCAAAAGCGGGGAGCTACAGCTGCTGCCCAACATTGTGGCAGACCTTTTTGACAGCGTGTCTGTTGTGGCCGCACAGCCGCTTCTGGGAAGGCTGAAAAGCCTGAAAGAAGCTATCAGCTGCCAGGATGCAGCACTGGTAGAAACCCTCGTGCTACAGGTTATCTCCGATTGCCAGGAAACGGTTGCGCTGCTGGAGAACGAGCGCATGCAGCTCTCGGCGCAGGTTTAAACGGCCCTCGCTCAACAACCTGCCGGTAAGGGCAAAAAAGGCGCGGGCCATACTTCATGGAAGTATGGCCCGCGCCTTTTAACGTATAGCCCGAAGTTTAGCGCTTCATCAGGTTGG includes:
- a CDS encoding hybrid sensor histidine kinase/response regulator, yielding MTLSAVQTFTQLQDALPEQLSILIIDDDKVDQMALMRSLQKSGLSTQTYTANTAQAGLRLLLAQTFDCIFIDFMLPDMDGLELMEHISKLELSAPVLVVTSHGDERIAAQAMRLGAADYLPKSMLTPQNVSHSIRSAIRLRKAELKRMESEQRLRDTQYQLDLIISNSPMAFYSTNAAGEVLFAQGRAYDLIGVKQEELIGRPYYELFQHYPRIVNRFKRALNGETIQSVDETNGYFLKAHYIPVYDAAGRMMGVTGFALDITERIQNERELTQAKEVAEKSVRVKEQFLANMSHEIRTPMNGIIGLTNVLQKTQLNDEQHKFLKAIQTSANNLMQIINDLLDFSKITSQQFTFEHIAFCLPELVQDIVLLMETRASERGNRLSTYLDASVPQQLIGDPLRLKQVLLNLVGNAIKFTDQGEIKLLIHSIGQKDEKLMLEFTVEDTGIGIAEDKLQVIFESFNQGSNDTTRKYGGTGLGLSISKHLVEMQGGTMAVRSHPKVGSAFTFSLPFGVQQPLPEQAPESEEQPLSEPAGALGELRILLAEDNEINQLLIYTVLSDWGVTLDTVFNGLEALQLFEQQEYDLILMDMQMPEMDGYEATRRIREMDGPKARTPIIALTAHATTGEIEKCLAAGADAYVSKPFEPEYLYDTIYRLTQCSTAIVLPSDAAPGINLEPLLRLVSDRNGFLAELLTLCLHNTLLAVEQLKHSLKSGELQLLPNIVADLFDSVSVVAAQPLLGRLKSLKEAISCQDAALVETLVLQVISDCQETVALLENERMQLSAQV